A stretch of the Sulfolobus acidocaldarius SUSAZ genome encodes the following:
- a CDS encoding carbon monoxide dehydrogenase: MYIGKPVKRIEDVRLITGKGSYVDDIQIPGTYFVAFLRSEYPHAKIKLKKTDGVFTGNDINPGKDFPIATEEVTYVGQPIAMVIAKDRYEAYDLLENIEVEYEPLDFVIDPEVALKDEIRVYSKSQSNIVYREVFKGGDVEKIFNSAYKVIKGKLYNQRIVASPLETRGALAFYDGGKLTFYSSTQSAHYLRRNLAEFLGFQDIRVIQPDVGGAFGSKIIAHPEEYALAKLSMLTRKPLKWIPTRTEEFLSAGHGRDKFLEFETAVDREGNVLGIRGRLVGNLGAPYPDANDDELGNVQSATKMLPGIYKIKGIEIEAIALNTNVPPTQSYRGAGRPEATYFIERIMNIVADELGIDQYEIRVKNAIDSLPYTNPLGIKYDSGNVKGLLEYGRKLYESLKSQGCVGVSSYTEISGFGPWETARIFIKYDGKITLVTGTGPHGQGDATAFAQIAADILEIPIENIEVRWGDTEIIEDGIGTWGSRTVTIGGSAVVLATQQLKKKLIEAGAKLLKADVEEVEYKQGKVIHKRTGESVDLNRIARKAFSFGESLDVTSVYKVDLPPTTPYGVHLALVDVDETGKVIVKKYIAIDDVGVVINPLLAEGQVIGGALQGLSQGLLEGTVFNDQGQLLTSNFQDYAIPTAVESPDVEWHNVIYGKSSHPTGSKGIGEAGAIAATPAVINAVEQCVKKRISKMPVRFEDLVS, encoded by the coding sequence ATGTATATAGGTAAGCCTGTCAAGAGAATCGAAGATGTGAGGTTAATAACAGGAAAAGGTTCCTATGTTGACGATATACAAATACCTGGAACGTATTTCGTGGCCTTTTTAAGAAGTGAATACCCTCATGCTAAAATTAAGTTGAAAAAGACTGATGGTGTCTTTACTGGTAACGACATTAATCCTGGAAAAGATTTTCCAATTGCCACAGAGGAGGTAACTTATGTAGGTCAACCGATTGCAATGGTTATAGCTAAGGATAGGTATGAGGCATATGACCTACTGGAAAACATTGAAGTGGAATATGAGCCATTAGATTTCGTAATAGATCCTGAAGTTGCCTTAAAAGATGAGATAAGAGTTTACAGCAAAAGTCAGAGCAACATAGTTTACAGGGAGGTATTCAAAGGGGGAGATGTGGAGAAAATCTTCAATAGTGCCTACAAGGTAATTAAGGGCAAACTCTACAACCAACGTATAGTAGCATCTCCCCTTGAGACTAGGGGTGCATTAGCCTTCTATGACGGAGGTAAGTTGACTTTTTACTCCTCGACACAATCTGCACACTATTTACGGAGAAATTTAGCAGAGTTTCTTGGCTTTCAGGATATTCGAGTGATTCAGCCTGATGTGGGAGGAGCATTTGGAAGTAAGATAATAGCTCATCCTGAGGAATACGCATTAGCTAAGTTGTCAATGCTAACTAGAAAACCGCTGAAGTGGATACCGACGAGAACAGAGGAGTTTCTGTCTGCGGGTCATGGAAGGGATAAATTCTTGGAGTTTGAGACAGCAGTAGACAGAGAGGGTAATGTATTAGGAATTAGAGGAAGACTAGTGGGTAATTTGGGCGCACCCTATCCAGATGCGAATGATGATGAGTTGGGAAATGTTCAAAGCGCAACAAAAATGTTACCAGGCATATATAAGATAAAGGGTATTGAGATCGAAGCCATAGCATTAAATACCAATGTTCCTCCCACTCAGTCATATAGGGGTGCAGGGAGACCAGAAGCAACATACTTTATCGAGAGAATAATGAATATAGTTGCTGATGAATTAGGAATTGACCAATACGAGATAAGAGTGAAAAATGCTATTGATTCACTACCTTACACAAATCCGTTGGGCATAAAATATGACTCAGGAAATGTGAAGGGATTACTTGAATATGGTAGAAAGCTCTATGAAAGCCTAAAATCCCAGGGTTGTGTGGGAGTCTCTTCATATACTGAAATTTCAGGTTTTGGGCCTTGGGAGACGGCAAGAATATTCATAAAATATGACGGAAAAATAACTTTAGTCACAGGTACAGGTCCTCATGGTCAAGGTGATGCAACAGCATTTGCTCAAATTGCCGCAGATATTCTGGAGATACCAATAGAAAATATTGAGGTGAGATGGGGAGACACTGAAATTATTGAGGACGGTATTGGAACATGGGGCAGTAGGACAGTTACTATAGGCGGATCTGCAGTAGTTTTGGCTACCCAACAATTGAAGAAGAAATTAATTGAGGCTGGTGCTAAGTTGCTAAAGGCTGATGTAGAGGAGGTTGAGTACAAACAAGGGAAGGTTATTCATAAGAGGACCGGAGAATCAGTGGACTTGAACAGGATAGCGCGCAAAGCCTTTTCCTTTGGAGAGAGCCTTGATGTGACTAGTGTATATAAAGTCGATTTACCACCTACTACCCCATACGGCGTTCATTTAGCTTTAGTAGACGTTGATGAGACAGGGAAGGTTATCGTTAAAAAGTATATTGCAATTGATGATGTGGGTGTAGTTATCAACCCTTTGTTGGCTGAAGGTCAGGTAATAGGAGGCGCCCTTCAGGGGTTATCGCAAGGACTACTAGAGGGTACTGTGTTTAATGATCAAGGTCAACTACTCACTTCTAATTTCCAGGATTATGCTATACCTACTGCTGTAGAGTCTCCAGATGTGGAATGGCATAATGTAATATATGGAAAATCATCTCATCCTACTGGAAGTAAAGGTATAGGTGAGGCTGGTGCTATAGCAGCTACACCAGCTGTGATTAACGCAGTAGAGCAGTGTGTGAAGAAGAGGATTTCGAAAATGCCTGTAAGATTTGAGGATCTGGTGAGTTGA
- a CDS encoding RNA-binding protein, translated as MNRHLLSDKDKRDFLSKVKQKYNIELEGQIEVGKEKKELYYFVNGVLSFFSEEIIPTLCFVQKYKLDLPYVVVDEGAVKRVTDGADLFVPGIVSYNCECKEGDVVLVKTKTNLPIAIIRVILYKDKAIQDKKGKFGVNLHYVSDNIWEMCNAGRGNPNLQRS; from the coding sequence TTGAATAGACATCTCCTTTCTGATAAAGATAAAAGGGATTTTTTATCAAAAGTTAAACAAAAATATAATATTGAGTTAGAGGGTCAGATAGAGGTAGGAAAGGAAAAGAAAGAGTTGTATTACTTTGTGAATGGTGTACTCTCATTCTTCTCAGAAGAAATTATTCCCACTTTATGTTTTGTTCAAAAGTATAAGCTCGATTTACCATATGTTGTAGTCGATGAGGGGGCTGTTAAGAGAGTGACAGACGGCGCGGATTTATTTGTACCAGGCATAGTAAGTTATAATTGTGAATGTAAAGAAGGGGATGTGGTCTTAGTTAAGACAAAAACCAACTTACCAATAGCTATAATAAGAGTCATTCTTTATAAAGATAAAGCTATTCAAGATAAAAAGGGTAAGTTCGGCGTAAACTTACATTACGTGTCTGATAACATATGGGAGATGTGTAATGCTGGGCGTGGTAATCCCAACTTACAACGAAGCTGA
- a CDS encoding dolichol-phosphate mannosyltransferase, whose product MLGVVIPTYNEAENIRELIPRIKEVDKNINIIIVDDNSPDNTSGIAEQMGAIVFVRKDERGIGSALKFGLEQGVKMGFKRLITMDADLSHDPKYIPDLVSKEADLVIGSRYVKGGAIENWPLQRRLISSGANSIARLLLRFDVRDATSGYRAYSPRAVEAISPCKSADGYEFQICSVYHIFKSGLQIAEVPISFHDREKGKSKLDSQKIFKWFAYVLKLSLS is encoded by the coding sequence ATGCTGGGCGTGGTAATCCCAACTTACAACGAAGCTGAAAACATACGTGAGTTAATTCCGAGAATTAAGGAGGTAGACAAGAACATAAATATAATAATAGTTGACGATAATAGTCCTGATAACACTTCTGGAATAGCAGAGCAGATGGGGGCAATAGTTTTCGTCAGAAAGGATGAGAGAGGGATAGGGAGTGCCCTGAAATTTGGTTTAGAGCAAGGGGTTAAGATGGGTTTTAAGAGACTAATAACAATGGATGCAGATTTGAGCCATGACCCTAAGTATATACCGGACCTAGTATCTAAAGAGGCTGACTTGGTAATAGGTTCCCGATATGTAAAGGGAGGGGCAATTGAGAACTGGCCTCTACAAAGGAGATTAATCAGTTCAGGGGCAAACTCAATAGCGAGACTTCTGCTTAGATTTGATGTGAGAGATGCAACATCTGGATATAGAGCTTACAGTCCTAGAGCCGTTGAGGCAATATCTCCTTGCAAGAGTGCAGACGGCTATGAGTTTCAAATATGTTCTGTTTATCATATATTTAAATCAGGATTACAAATCGCTGAGGTCCCAATAAGTTTTCATGATAGAGAGAAGGGGAAAAGTAAATTGGATTCTCAAAAAATTTTCAAGTGGTTTGCTTATGTCCTTAAACTTTCACTTTCTTAG
- a CDS encoding regulatory protein DeoR: MELTPRLQDIISILKEKGGSVNIRDLALQLKISPKTAKGYARELYRLGYIEMDENENMILKRENPENITDLKKTVETHTAEIEALKKEVEFLKEELSRFRGTKKVKV, from the coding sequence ATGGAACTTACCCCAAGATTGCAGGATATAATCTCAATACTCAAAGAAAAGGGAGGTAGTGTTAACATAAGGGATTTAGCACTACAACTGAAAATTTCACCAAAGACTGCAAAAGGATACGCAAGGGAACTTTACCGGTTGGGATATATTGAAATGGATGAAAACGAGAACATGATATTAAAGAGAGAAAACCCAGAGAACATTACTGATCTTAAGAAGACAGTTGAGACCCATACAGCTGAAATTGAAGCTCTAAAGAAAGAGGTGGAATTCCTTAAAGAAGAACTGAGTAGATTTAGAGGAACTAAGAAAGTGAAAGTTTAA
- a CDS encoding ornithine cyclodeaminase, which produces MAILLREVDVEKLVNFKDIYDSLEKAFKYLSNKNASNTKRIRTIFHGSVMTYQAGAFDNYLGFKVFIKGTYLGVLYSLDGDIVLVVEADLLSRIRTGILSVLVSDYLANRNYTSVGIIGLGKQGEFQVKSFNELKKGVTIRAISKEKTDKNIKRLQSQGLNVIPAKDYKELCSTSEVIVTITSSKDPFLKLEFLNHGTHINALGSNLPERAELFPEVIKASSLIAVEDLEQTKEEAGDLILAEKMKMLDWNKVVLISDVINGKVGRRSDDEITIFKSTGIGLEDVATMKLLYEKAKKYGLGVEIDLRGKWSQELEKK; this is translated from the coding sequence TTGGCTATATTGTTGCGAGAAGTTGACGTAGAGAAACTAGTGAACTTCAAAGATATATACGATTCGCTAGAAAAGGCTTTTAAATACTTATCTAACAAGAACGCCTCCAACACAAAAAGGATTAGAACCATATTTCATGGCAGTGTTATGACTTATCAGGCTGGAGCTTTTGATAATTACCTTGGTTTCAAAGTATTTATAAAAGGCACATATTTAGGCGTATTATATAGTTTAGACGGCGATATTGTCCTTGTTGTAGAGGCAGACCTACTAAGTAGGATTAGAACTGGAATACTTTCAGTTTTAGTCAGTGATTATTTAGCAAATAGGAATTATACTTCAGTTGGTATTATTGGTCTAGGTAAACAGGGAGAATTTCAGGTAAAGTCGTTTAATGAACTGAAGAAAGGGGTTACGATTAGGGCAATCAGCAAGGAGAAAACCGATAAAAACATTAAGAGGCTCCAATCACAAGGATTAAACGTTATTCCAGCAAAGGACTATAAAGAATTATGCTCCACATCAGAGGTTATTGTGACTATTACCAGTTCTAAAGATCCCTTCTTAAAACTTGAATTCTTGAACCACGGTACCCATATCAACGCTTTAGGTTCAAATCTCCCTGAAAGGGCGGAACTCTTTCCTGAAGTTATAAAAGCTTCATCATTAATCGCGGTGGAAGATTTAGAACAGACTAAAGAGGAGGCAGGGGATCTGATACTAGCTGAAAAGATGAAAATGCTCGATTGGAATAAGGTGGTTTTAATTTCAGATGTGATCAACGGGAAAGTGGGTAGAAGAAGCGATGACGAGATAACAATTTTCAAATCTACTGGTATCGGACTTGAGGATGTAGCTACCATGAAATTACTCTATGAAAAAGCAAAGAAATATGGGTTAGGAGTTGAAATAGATCTTAGGGGAAAATGGTCTCAAGAATTGGAAAAGAAATAG